In [Leptolyngbya] sp. PCC 7376, a genomic segment contains:
- a CDS encoding filamentous hemagglutinin N-terminal domain-containing protein: MGPVLCCLSLQTLTAQAQIIPDAALPPGVRPTLQFQDNISGQITTLINGGIFQDNKLLHQFSDFNINPDDLVYFDYSDQLGTVETIFTRVNGNNTSTISGTLGVLGNANLFLSNPNGIIFNNGAKLDLNGTFLATTAQDLNIENNTVNLLEASPQELLSINSNALFSNALSNYQGDITQNGILNLNPSQELSLIGKTVIINGEIQSAQGDLNILGDRLIFTDTALLDVSAPNGGGNLIIGGHPKNSSLPTANQVAITPDATFLANAIEQGNGGDIIIWSDGQTLFTGNISAKGGRDDGNGGFIEVSGQNLVFRGQVNTTAPNGNIGTLLLDPVDIEIRDGSNDGNDNGTLSNAFGNDPLGSNGTVLGNDPTPTIIYESELESLTETTSITLEATNNITLKPLASDGILEFSNLLPFFPGQAIIFRANSDGIDGGNFIFEDPTNTIKTNGHSLTISGNELILGNLDTDAFFGGRLTLNSLDGDINVLGKISTENTVTMQSIGGSINLQDFDASGLFFFGNLDFSVDLKADNNIQLNGDIAPMGTFRAIADFDQNGMGDFIVTDPTQIIATYAGTEITAQNIQLGNLSDIANITLNAAHNIQLENILPVPTNIANTFPVLTTIGPTVEITAGRALQGQQISTAPSDFVIPFGGVFNGGDLNIRVDNDLNLNNIETLGGTVDIETLGEIQINQIKTNETDTIPAVESPGNIQVKTPEKVFIDTLQTSSNEFSSIGGNINIIGDAGIEIHTIDSKGGALGGNISLAASKGDISTNNIQTVSIGSFGTSGDVNISSGGNISVENIRTETFGFLGDSGDVNISANNNIIVNQIDANGNFLVSTISPNSVYINAQGSIDILNHIHASAGRSSDIQLVAGTDISTGNLLSNYTSDEGTISLEAGNNITTQNISLKLLNDSNTLPNRVPLAINHVDIQAGNNVITEKINTSNSNQGRNVGISAGGSVQTDDITTTSTALNLDSAALFSNDYSIRSGGAGNVFVQAIADVSLGNIDTTAERGIGGNVTLTSAGNIQTKTIKAIGGFERGGDIFIQASGNILADDVIASGNAGGNILLDAAQTLQATNLESQARRLFLSNTEVGDFIGIDLTAFNESMFADLVNTIPQDQIVDVLGIINLGDGGNIQLKSGNQLIFQRTTTDAINGDAGNIKIQSEVPLILNNAEITANALGQGKGGDIQLQAPIIQFDNTRLSSAIAEFGTTGEISLTASDRITLTNNSQISNEISIGAVGDSKGIQLTAPTIQLTNNAYVDSSTFGFGQAGNIEFQVDNLSLENSGILALTAGQGDAGSLDIRGFSQGAAQEIHLDQSQLSTAVSDRTVGNGGDIQIFGDRLLLENGSQIQALTKGTGTSGAINLILNDELTIAGFDQNGFLSGVFTSSEAADSGQGGKLTVQTDKLNLSNAGILSSQTFSSEAGGDIQIQAKQATLNSGGQIVASTQGLGQAGQIELNISETLTISGTDPSFGDRPIPAIPPVIPLRGTLPTFTSESTNNNSLAAAQTINADFILDPLDDPQPNLLGSTFSPYVVIAGQGEDAIDIYRFDAGAGTRGIFDIDFSTADTKLTLLDEQGNTLATNDNASPLLGGRGTDPNIQPVTQLVSIVNGAAFVFFIPVGGDVSPENRDPYISYAFNETGSYFLQVESLSGNTGEYTLFSSLRSPNVSGSTVNAGNRSGIFANTSGLGNAGDIIANIGQNLIIDQGGAIAANTLQNSFGDSGNIFINAPQIQVLNQAGIEVNSLGQGVGGNIQIRGELLELAQLGHITAETLSSDGGNILIDLNRALLMSDASVISATAGLNGLGGNGGNIEINVPFWINFPGATNQAIANAFAGNGGNINISTNSIFGRQYLNISASSRLGLDGSIIIDTPNIDPTSGLVELPENFTDPSNQIDEACQTNRQNSFVLSGRGGIPESFEQSLWETPTWIDLRSPQHQNTTAPDISTILPLDLQPNYQATTLKKIPASNKFKLVGHTLPSTQTLTTSCH, from the coding sequence ATGGGGCCAGTATTATGTTGTCTTTCTCTGCAAACGCTTACAGCACAAGCACAAATTATTCCTGATGCGGCCCTTCCGCCCGGTGTTCGCCCCACTCTTCAGTTTCAGGACAATATCTCTGGCCAAATAACGACCTTAATTAATGGCGGAATATTTCAAGATAATAAACTTCTGCATCAATTTAGCGATTTCAATATCAATCCTGACGATTTAGTTTATTTCGACTATAGTGATCAACTTGGCACAGTAGAAACAATTTTTACTCGTGTCAACGGCAATAACACCTCGACAATTTCAGGCACTTTAGGTGTTCTTGGAAATGCAAATTTATTCCTCTCAAATCCTAATGGCATTATTTTCAATAATGGTGCAAAGCTTGATTTAAATGGCACTTTTCTCGCGACGACAGCTCAAGATTTAAACATTGAAAATAATACAGTGAATCTATTAGAAGCTTCACCACAAGAATTGCTTTCTATTAACAGTAATGCTCTTTTTAGTAATGCCCTCAGTAATTACCAAGGCGATATCACTCAGAACGGCATATTAAATCTCAATCCATCTCAGGAGCTTTCATTAATCGGTAAAACAGTAATCATTAATGGTGAAATTCAATCAGCTCAAGGTGATTTGAATATTTTGGGCGATCGCCTGATTTTTACTGACACAGCGCTCCTTGATGTCTCTGCACCAAACGGTGGTGGCAACCTCATCATTGGCGGGCATCCTAAAAATTCATCACTCCCGACAGCCAACCAGGTGGCGATCACCCCGGATGCGACCTTTCTAGCAAACGCAATAGAACAAGGAAATGGCGGGGACATTATTATTTGGTCTGATGGCCAGACACTTTTTACTGGAAACATTTCAGCCAAAGGCGGACGTGATGATGGCAATGGTGGTTTTATTGAGGTTTCAGGTCAGAATTTAGTCTTTCGCGGTCAAGTTAATACCACAGCTCCAAATGGAAATATTGGCACTCTATTACTCGATCCAGTCGATATTGAAATTCGAGATGGTAGTAATGATGGCAATGACAATGGTACTTTAAGCAATGCTTTTGGTAATGATCCGCTAGGCAGTAACGGAACAGTTTTAGGCAATGATCCGACACCAACAATTATCTATGAATCCGAATTAGAAAGCTTAACTGAAACGACCAGTATTACGCTCGAAGCGACAAATAATATCACTCTCAAACCTCTGGCCAGTGATGGCATTCTGGAGTTCAGTAATCTCTTGCCATTCTTTCCAGGTCAAGCAATTATTTTTCGGGCAAATTCTGATGGCATTGATGGCGGAAATTTTATTTTTGAAGACCCAACAAATACGATTAAAACTAATGGCCATAGCTTGACTATTTCAGGCAATGAATTAATCCTTGGCAACCTCGATACAGATGCTTTTTTTGGAGGTCGTCTGACATTAAATAGTCTAGATGGTGACATTAATGTTCTCGGAAAAATCTCCACGGAGAATACCGTCACAATGCAGAGCATTGGTGGCAGTATTAATCTCCAAGACTTTGATGCTTCTGGTCTTTTTTTCTTTGGCAACTTAGACTTTTCTGTCGATCTAAAAGCTGATAATAATATTCAGCTCAATGGTGATATTGCACCGATGGGAACGTTTCGGGCGATCGCCGACTTTGATCAAAACGGTATGGGTGATTTTATCGTCACAGATCCCACTCAAATTATTGCAACCTACGCTGGAACAGAAATTACAGCACAGAATATTCAGCTGGGAAACCTTTCAGATATCGCAAATATCACATTAAATGCCGCCCATAATATTCAGCTCGAAAATATTCTGCCAGTGCCCACAAACATTGCCAACACATTCCCTGTGCTGACAACGATAGGTCCGACTGTTGAAATCACTGCAGGCAGAGCATTACAAGGCCAACAAATCAGTACTGCACCTAGCGACTTCGTGATTCCATTTGGTGGTGTATTTAATGGTGGGGATCTCAATATTCGAGTTGACAATGACCTAAATCTCAATAACATCGAAACCCTCGGTGGCACTGTTGATATTGAGACTTTAGGAGAGATTCAGATCAATCAGATTAAAACCAATGAGACCGACACCATTCCTGCTGTGGAATCCCCTGGCAATATTCAAGTCAAAACACCAGAAAAAGTTTTTATAGACACATTACAAACAAGCTCTAATGAGTTCTCATCTATCGGCGGCAATATAAATATCATTGGTGATGCTGGCATTGAAATTCACACAATTGACAGCAAGGGTGGTGCTCTTGGAGGAAATATCTCTTTGGCAGCGAGCAAAGGTGATATTTCCACTAATAATATTCAAACGGTAAGCATTGGTTCATTTGGGACTTCTGGAGATGTTAACATCTCGTCTGGAGGAAATATTTCTGTAGAGAACATTCGAACAGAAACCTTTGGATTCCTTGGAGATTCTGGGGATGTAAATATTTCTGCCAACAACAATATTATTGTCAATCAAATTGATGCGAATGGCAATTTTCTTGTAAGCACTATTTCTCCAAATAGTGTCTATATAAATGCTCAAGGTAGTATTGATATCTTAAACCATATCCATGCCTCTGCCGGAAGATCGAGTGATATTCAGCTTGTCGCCGGAACAGATATTAGCACAGGCAACTTGCTTAGTAACTACACATCAGATGAAGGAACTATTTCCTTAGAAGCTGGCAATAATATCACCACACAAAATATTAGTCTCAAATTACTCAATGACTCTAATACATTGCCGAATCGTGTTCCACTAGCTATTAATCATGTAGATATTCAGGCTGGGAATAATGTCATCACAGAAAAGATCAACACGAGCAATAGTAATCAAGGGAGAAATGTTGGGATCTCAGCAGGTGGCTCAGTCCAAACAGATGATATTACGACGACAAGTACAGCGCTAAATCTCGATTCGGCAGCACTCTTTAGCAATGACTATTCGATTCGTTCTGGTGGGGCAGGAAATGTTTTTGTTCAGGCGATCGCCGATGTGTCCTTAGGGAATATTGATACAACGGCAGAGCGCGGCATCGGCGGTAATGTGACGCTTACTAGTGCAGGAAATATTCAAACTAAAACGATTAAAGCAATCGGTGGATTTGAGCGGGGCGGCGATATTTTCATCCAAGCTAGTGGAAATATTTTAGCTGATGATGTTATTGCTTCTGGTAATGCAGGTGGCAATATTCTGCTGGATGCGGCACAAACTTTACAAGCAACCAATCTTGAAAGCCAAGCCCGCCGTTTATTTTTAAGTAATACAGAAGTCGGCGATTTTATCGGCATCGATCTAACAGCTTTTAATGAGTCTATGTTTGCTGATTTAGTTAATACTATTCCCCAAGATCAAATTGTTGATGTCTTGGGCATTATTAACCTAGGGGATGGTGGCAATATTCAACTTAAATCTGGCAATCAATTAATCTTTCAACGGACTACTACTGATGCCATTAATGGTGATGCTGGCAATATCAAAATTCAGTCTGAAGTACCACTCATTTTAAATAATGCAGAGATTACCGCAAATGCTTTGGGACAGGGAAAAGGGGGAGATATTCAGCTCCAAGCACCGATTATTCAGTTTGATAATACGAGGCTTTCTAGTGCGATCGCCGAATTCGGGACAACTGGAGAAATCAGCTTAACGGCAAGTGATCGGATTACCTTGACAAATAATAGTCAAATTTCTAATGAAATTAGTATTGGAGCGGTAGGTGATAGTAAAGGTATTCAACTTACAGCTCCCACAATTCAGTTAACAAATAATGCCTATGTGGATAGTTCGACATTTGGCTTTGGGCAAGCAGGCAATATTGAATTTCAAGTCGATAATTTGAGCTTAGAAAATAGTGGCATTCTCGCGCTAACAGCAGGACAAGGAGACGCCGGTTCTCTGGATATTCGTGGCTTTAGTCAGGGTGCAGCACAGGAAATTCACCTCGATCAGAGCCAATTGAGTACAGCCGTTAGTGATCGAACGGTGGGGAATGGTGGCGATATTCAAATTTTTGGCGATCGCCTTTTGCTCGAAAATGGCTCCCAAATTCAAGCGTTAACAAAAGGGACGGGTACTTCTGGGGCGATTAATCTGATTTTGAATGACGAACTTACGATTGCAGGTTTTGATCAGAATGGGTTTCTCAGTGGGGTATTTACCTCTTCTGAAGCAGCGGATAGTGGCCAAGGTGGCAAACTGACTGTTCAAACGGACAAACTTAATCTCAGTAATGCTGGCATTCTCAGTTCCCAAACCTTTAGCTCAGAAGCAGGTGGTGACATCCAAATTCAGGCCAAACAAGCAACGCTCAACAGTGGTGGGCAAATTGTTGCTAGTACCCAAGGTTTAGGTCAAGCAGGACAAATTGAACTCAACATTTCCGAAACTCTTACTATTAGCGGCACAGATCCAAGCTTTGGCGATCGCCCAATTCCTGCCATACCACCAGTGATCCCCCTCAGAGGGACATTGCCAACCTTCACATCTGAAAGCACCAACAACAATTCATTAGCAGCAGCCCAAACAATTAACGCCGATTTTATTCTTGATCCCCTCGACGATCCACAACCGAATTTGCTCGGCTCTACTTTTAGTCCATATGTGGTGATCGCCGGACAGGGAGAAGATGCCATTGATATTTATCGTTTTGATGCGGGCGCGGGCACGAGAGGCATTTTCGATATTGACTTTAGTACTGCTGATACGAAACTCACACTATTGGATGAACAAGGTAATACGCTGGCAACGAATGATAATGCCTCACCTTTGCTAGGAGGTCGTGGCACAGATCCCAATATTCAGCCAGTCACTCAGCTTGTCTCAATTGTTAATGGCGCGGCTTTTGTATTTTTTATTCCGGTGGGCGGTGATGTGAGTCCAGAAAACCGAGATCCCTACATTAGCTATGCGTTCAACGAGACTGGAAGTTATTTTTTGCAAGTCGAATCTTTGTCTGGCAATACTGGCGAATACACTTTATTTTCTTCCTTGCGATCGCCCAATGTTTCAGGGTCTACAGTTAATGCAGGCAATCGTTCTGGCATCTTTGCAAATACGTCTGGTCTCGGTAACGCGGGAGATATTATCGCCAACATCGGACAGAATTTAATCATTGATCAAGGTGGAGCGATCGCCGCAAATACCCTCCAAAACTCATTTGGTGACAGCGGCAATATTTTCATTAATGCGCCACAAATTCAAGTACTCAACCAAGCAGGTATTGAAGTAAATTCCTTAGGGCAAGGAGTCGGCGGCAATATTCAGATTAGAGGAGAGCTCTTAGAACTCGCGCAATTAGGACACATTACAGCAGAAACGCTTAGTAGTGATGGTGGCAATATTCTGATCGATCTCAATCGTGCGTTATTAATGTCCGATGCAAGTGTGATTAGTGCGACAGCTGGTCTTAATGGTCTCGGCGGCAATGGTGGCAATATCGAAATTAATGTGCCATTTTGGATTAATTTTCCCGGTGCAACCAATCAGGCGATCGCCAACGCATTCGCCGGAAATGGCGGCAATATCAACATCAGCACCAATAGTATTTTCGGACGCCAATATCTGAATATTTCAGCATCCTCTCGTCTCGGCTTAGACGGCAGTATCATTATCGACACCCCCAATATTGACCCGACCTCAGGATTAGTGGAACTACCCGAAAATTTCACTGACCCTAGCAATCAAATAGACGAGGCTTGTCAAACCAATCGCCAAAATAGTTTTGTCTTGTCTGGTCGTGGTGGCATTCCAGAAAGCTTTGAACAATCACTTTGGGAAACGCCCACTTGGATAGACTTACGTTCACCGCAGCATCAAAACACCACCGCGCCCGACATCTCTACTATTCTTCCTTTAGACTTACAACCAAACTATCAAGCCACAACCCTCAAAAAAATCCCCGCAAGTAACAAATTCAAATTGGTAGGCCATACTCTCCCATCAACACAAACTTTAACGACTTCATGCCATTAA
- a CDS encoding Pycsar system effector family protein has translation MPDQDNPNLNPEQRYLPSPEKAYRINMLRLVLRNHIQLSEMADNKANIIIGTSAVIFSLLLPQVNENGVKLHIVALLITAALAAFVSILSVSPRTRNWLQSLFRKARRQEPQSFNPLFFSAYVHLSEQDYVDYMFKNILREESDTCEAILIDLHRLGIILERKYQYLTYSYTIFAVGLILSALLLVIDLLS, from the coding sequence ATGCCGGATCAAGATAACCCAAATCTCAATCCCGAGCAGCGTTATCTGCCGAGCCCGGAAAAAGCCTATCGCATTAATATGTTGCGTCTTGTGCTTCGGAACCATATCCAACTCAGCGAGATGGCTGACAATAAAGCCAACATTATTATTGGAACTTCGGCGGTGATTTTTTCGTTACTGCTACCCCAGGTAAACGAAAATGGCGTGAAGCTCCATATCGTTGCTTTGTTGATCACGGCTGCTCTCGCTGCATTTGTGAGTATCCTGTCTGTGAGTCCCCGCACTAGAAATTGGCTGCAATCTCTATTTCGAAAAGCGCGTCGCCAGGAACCCCAAAGTTTTAACCCACTATTTTTCAGTGCCTATGTCCATTTGTCTGAACAAGATTATGTGGACTATATGTTTAAAAATATTTTGCGAGAAGAAAGCGATACCTGCGAAGCCATCCTCATTGATCTCCATCGTCTCGGCATCATTCTGGAACGAAAATATCAATATCTCACCTACAGCTATACGATTTTTGCGGTGGGTTTAATTTTGTCCGCACTCCTGCTCGTTATTGATCTCTTGAGCTAG
- a CDS encoding NAD(P)H-quinone oxidoreductase subunit O, giving the protein MAAKLKKGTLVRVLKEKFTDSLEAKASDSRLPSYFLESKGEILALKDDEYALVRFYTPTPSVWLRIDQLEVL; this is encoded by the coding sequence ATGGCGGCTAAACTGAAAAAAGGAACCCTAGTGCGGGTGCTTAAAGAGAAATTCACGGATAGCCTCGAAGCAAAGGCGAGCGACTCTCGTTTACCATCCTATTTTTTGGAAAGTAAAGGGGAAATTCTGGCGCTGAAGGATGATGAGTATGCTCTCGTTCGTTTCTATACACCGACACCTAGCGTTTGGCTGCGCATTGATCAGCTTGAAGTGCTCTAA
- the mdh gene encoding malate dehydrogenase, which translates to MSAITAPSIACKAPQVAVIGAGKVGSTVAQRITEKNLADVVLLDIVEGMPQGVALDLYEAQGLERHDKKITGTNDYDDTVGSDIVVITAGLPRKPGMSRDDLLYTNAKIVIHAAKEAIARSPNAIVIVVTNPLDVMTYLAWKATGLSRDHVMGMGGVLDSSRLRSFIALETGATTGDISTLVLGGHGDLMVPIPRYCTVSGVPISEFLEPEVIARLIERTKNGGAEIVKLLKTGSAFYAPASSVCYMVESLILNQSRLLPAAVYLDGQYGLNDLFLGVPCRLGCRGVEQVVEIELTDEELAQLHSSAAAVKEGIEKAIAKVDL; encoded by the coding sequence ATGTCTGCGATCACCGCCCCTTCTATTGCTTGTAAAGCGCCCCAAGTGGCGGTGATTGGTGCCGGGAAAGTGGGGAGTACGGTGGCTCAACGCATTACAGAGAAAAATCTGGCAGATGTGGTGTTGCTGGATATTGTTGAAGGAATGCCCCAAGGTGTTGCGCTGGATCTCTACGAAGCTCAAGGGTTAGAACGCCATGATAAAAAAATTACAGGGACGAATGATTACGACGATACAGTCGGTTCAGACATTGTCGTGATTACCGCGGGGTTACCTCGCAAACCTGGCATGAGCCGGGATGACTTGCTCTACACAAATGCCAAAATAGTTATTCATGCCGCAAAGGAGGCGATCGCCCGTAGCCCGAATGCCATTGTGATTGTGGTGACAAATCCCCTCGATGTGATGACCTATCTCGCTTGGAAGGCGACTGGTTTGTCTCGCGACCATGTGATGGGGATGGGTGGTGTGCTTGATTCTTCGCGGCTCCGGAGTTTTATTGCCCTCGAAACTGGTGCAACGACGGGTGATATTTCGACTTTGGTTTTGGGTGGACATGGTGATTTGATGGTGCCAATTCCAAGGTATTGCACAGTGAGTGGTGTCCCAATATCAGAATTTTTAGAGCCAGAGGTGATCGCCCGTCTGATCGAGCGCACAAAAAATGGTGGCGCAGAGATCGTCAAACTCTTAAAAACGGGCAGTGCCTTCTATGCACCAGCCTCATCCGTTTGCTATATGGTCGAGTCATTAATTCTCAATCAATCGCGCTTGTTACCCGCTGCAGTCTATCTCGATGGGCAATATGGACTAAACGATTTATTCCTTGGTGTGCCCTGTCGTCTCGGATGTCGTGGCGTAGAGCAAGTGGTGGAAATTGAGTTAACCGATGAAGAACTAGCCCAATTACATTCTTCGGCGGCGGCAGTAAAAGAGGGCATCGAAAAGGCGATCGCCAAAGTAGACCTTTAA
- a CDS encoding DUF760 domain-containing protein: MIFNSDFFSSDVDEQTVNTLMEYLQQQNQDVLSRVAQSASPEVKEIIAHNVRGLIGVLPPDDFQVSITTDRENLANLLASAMMTGYFIGQMEQRMNLESSLLDSSSLPSDLD, from the coding sequence ATGATTTTTAACTCTGACTTCTTTTCCTCAGACGTTGACGAGCAGACAGTAAATACCTTGATGGAATACCTGCAACAGCAGAATCAAGATGTCTTAAGTCGAGTTGCTCAGTCCGCTAGCCCGGAAGTGAAGGAGATTATTGCTCATAATGTCAGAGGTCTGATCGGGGTTTTGCCACCAGATGATTTTCAAGTAAGTATCACCACAGATCGCGAAAATCTCGCTAATTTACTTGCCTCGGCGATGATGACTGGTTATTTTATTGGCCAGATGGAGCAGCGAATGAATTTGGAGTCGAGTTTGTTGGATTCTAGTTCCTTGCCTTCAGATCTGGATTGA
- the serS gene encoding serine--tRNA ligase: MLDIKLIRSNPELVQERLNTRKAGEYDIQPILDLDSQQRSLEGDRSKLQARSNEIGKAIGKKMKGGADPKSEEITALKAEGNDLKKQLAALEPKEKELKAQIQTLVLALPNLPDESTPVGANETENVEVRRWGDEHIRSNEGILPHWEIGEKLGILEFSRAVKVAQSRFVTLVGAGAALERALINFMLDTQIEAGYTELMPPVLVNSESLTGTGQLPKFAEESFKCADDDLWLTPTAEVPVTNLYRDEIIEADNLPIHHCAYTPCFRREAGSYGKDTRGLIRLHQFNKVELVKFVHPKKSAEEHEKLVGNAEAILQALKLPYRVLELCSGDIGFSAGKCYDLEVWLPSAETYREISSCSNFYDFQARRASIRFKEAGKKGTQFVHTLNGSGLAIGRTMAAILENYQQPNGTVEVPEVLRPYMRRDFL, translated from the coding sequence GTGTTAGACATTAAACTGATTCGCTCCAATCCCGAACTTGTTCAGGAACGCCTCAATACTCGCAAAGCTGGCGAATACGATATTCAACCGATTCTTGATCTGGATTCTCAGCAACGTTCCCTTGAGGGCGATCGCAGTAAGTTACAAGCACGGAGTAACGAAATTGGTAAGGCGATTGGCAAAAAAATGAAAGGTGGTGCTGATCCAAAGAGTGAAGAAATCACAGCCCTCAAAGCTGAAGGTAATGATCTCAAAAAACAACTTGCTGCTCTTGAACCCAAAGAAAAAGAACTTAAAGCTCAAATCCAAACACTGGTTTTAGCACTTCCAAATCTGCCTGATGAGAGTACACCCGTCGGAGCAAACGAAACCGAAAATGTTGAAGTCCGTCGTTGGGGTGATGAGCATATTCGTAGTAATGAAGGGATTTTGCCCCACTGGGAAATCGGTGAAAAACTTGGCATTCTCGAATTTAGTCGCGCTGTAAAAGTTGCCCAAAGTCGTTTTGTCACCCTTGTTGGTGCAGGTGCAGCATTAGAACGAGCCCTCATTAATTTCATGCTCGATACCCAGATTGAAGCAGGTTATACCGAGTTGATGCCACCCGTTCTCGTCAACTCAGAATCCTTGACAGGTACAGGACAACTCCCCAAATTTGCAGAAGAAAGCTTTAAATGTGCAGATGATGATCTCTGGCTAACCCCCACAGCGGAAGTCCCTGTCACCAATCTCTATCGCGACGAAATCATTGAAGCGGATAATCTGCCTATTCATCACTGTGCCTACACGCCTTGTTTCCGTCGGGAAGCAGGCAGCTACGGTAAAGACACTCGCGGTTTAATTCGTCTCCACCAATTTAATAAAGTAGAACTCGTCAAATTTGTTCACCCCAAAAAATCGGCCGAAGAGCATGAAAAGCTCGTTGGTAATGCAGAGGCAATTCTGCAAGCTTTAAAGCTCCCCTACCGTGTGCTGGAACTCTGTTCTGGAGATATTGGGTTTAGTGCGGGTAAATGCTATGACCTCGAAGTCTGGCTTCCTTCTGCGGAAACCTATCGTGAGATTTCGAGCTGCTCTAATTTCTATGATTTCCAAGCGCGACGGGCAAGCATTCGCTTTAAGGAAGCAGGTAAAAAAGGAACGCAATTTGTCCATACGCTAAATGGTTCTGGTTTGGCGATCGGTCGGACGATGGCTGCTATTCTCGAAAATTACCAGCAACCTAACGGCACAGTTGAAGTGCCTGAAGTATTGCGCCCTTATATGCGTCGCGATTTTCTATAA
- the scpB gene encoding SMC-Scp complex subunit ScpB, with product MKLSTKLEAILYIKAQPVSLEELAESAGVDLDLDLVEDALLQLMADYAHRDSALEVLETPNGYCLQLRESCQAMVTDLIPAELNTGALRTLAAIALKSPILQTELIELRGSTAYQHVGDLVAQGFVKKRRQQDGRSFWLEVSDKFYQYFEIDQLSEGFN from the coding sequence TTGAAGCTCTCCACAAAACTTGAAGCGATTCTCTACATCAAAGCGCAACCTGTCTCCCTAGAAGAATTGGCAGAGTCTGCTGGCGTGGATTTGGATTTGGATTTGGTCGAAGATGCTTTACTGCAATTGATGGCAGATTATGCCCATCGTGATAGCGCTCTTGAGGTTCTTGAAACGCCTAATGGTTATTGCTTACAGCTGCGGGAAAGTTGTCAGGCGATGGTCACAGATTTGATTCCTGCTGAGTTAAATACAGGTGCCCTCAGAACATTGGCGGCGATCGCCTTGAAGTCTCCTATTTTGCAGACAGAGCTGATCGAGTTGCGGGGCAGCACAGCCTATCAACATGTTGGTGACCTCGTGGCCCAGGGGTTTGTGAAAAAAAGACGGCAACAAGATGGACGATCTTTTTGGCTTGAAGTGAGCGACAAATTCTATCAGTATTTTGAAATAGATCAACTTTCTGAAGGATTTAATTAA